The nucleotide window AATTGGAAGAGGAACTGATTGTACGTCCAACGTCCGAGGCGATCATTTGGAGTACTTATAAAAACTGGATCCAATCTTACAGAGATCTTCCGATCTTGATCAACCAATGGGCGAATGTTGTACGATGGGAAATGAGAACCAGATTGTTCCTTAGAACTGCAGAATTCCTTTGGCAGGAAGGCCACACCGCACACGCTACAAGAGATGAAGCATTAGATGAAACTGAGAAGATGTTGGAAGTATATGCAAAATTTGCAGAAGACTTTATGGCAATCCCGGTTTTCCGTGGTATCAAGACACCTTCAGAGAGATTTGCCGGAGCAGATGAAACCTATTGTATCGAAGCTTTGATGCAAGATGGGAAAGCTCTACAAGCAGGAACTTCGCACTTCTTGGGTCAAAGTTTCCCGAAAGCTTTTGATGTGAAATTTACCAACAAAGAAGGAAAACAAGAATATCCTTGGGCTTCATCTTGGGGAACTTCTACAAGATTGATGGGCGCATTGATTATGACGCATTCTGATGATCTTGGTTTGGTCTTGCCTCCAACTTTAGCGCCAATTCAGGTTGTCATTGTTCCAATTTTTAAAGGAGAAGAGCAATTGGCGGAGATCAGTGAAGTGGCTTTGGAAATTCAAAGTAAATTGAGAGCGAAAGGAATTTCGGTTAAATTTGATAATGACACGCAGAACAAACCAGGCTGGAAATTCGCTGAATATGAATTGAAAGGTGTTCCTTTGAGAATTGCGCTTGGACAAAGAGATCTTGAAAACAAGACCGTAGAGTTGGCAAGAAGAGACAATCTGACCAAGGAAACAGTTTCTATCGAAGGTCTTGATGTTTATATCGAAGAATTATTGAAAACCATTCAAAGTGATATCTATAATAAGGCTTTGAAGTTTAAAGAAGAAAATATTACGAAAGTTGATTCCTACGAAGAGTTCAAAAAAGTCCTTGTGGAAAAAGGTGGATTCATCTTGGCGCATTGGGACGGAACTGCAGAGGAGGAAGAGCAGATCAAGCAAGAAACCAAAGCGACCATCAGATGTATTCCTTTGAACAATGAGCAGGAAGATGGGGTTTCATTGATATCAGGGAAACCATCCAAGCAGAGAGTTGTATTCGCAAAAGCTTATTAATACTATATTTCTATAAATTAAAATCCGGAGAATTTCTTCGGATTTTTTGTTTTAAAATAAATTCGAAATTCAAAAGTTAAATTCATAATTAGTTAAAGTTTTATTAAAATTTTTAACAATGAAAATTTGTGGATTAATATTTGGTAACATTACAAAACATCAAACTTTAAAAAATAAACTATTATGTCAATTAACTTAATCGACCTGATCAAAGGTCAACTAGGACCAGCTACGGTCTCTCAAACTGCAACTCAACTTGGAGAAAGTGAATCTGGAATCTCAAAAGCTATTTCAGCTTTACTACCTGCTTTGGTTGGAGGTTTTGCAAATAGCAATACACAATCCGAACTTTTGGGAACGGTAAAAGAGGCAGCCTCATCTGGCGTTCTATCCAACTTATTAGGAAATCTAAACGGAAGCGATTCTGTGATTTCTAAAATCCTAAGCTTGATCTTTGGAGATGGCGATAAATTGGCTGCAATTACAAATGCAGTGTCATCTTACGCTGGCATCAAAACAGAATCTACAAATTCTCTATTGAATCTTGTGACTGGTGCTACTGCCGGAACACTCGGAAAATATGCAATAGATAATAATCTAGATGCATCTTCTTTTGGAAATCTACTAAGTGACCAAAAAGGAATCTTGTCTTCATTATTACCTGCAGGTTTCAGTTTTGCATCTTTAGGATTAGGCAACTGGTTTGGATCTGTAGATGCAGAACCTATCAATGTTGTTCCTGAACCATTACAAACACCTTTGGCAGATGTAAATCCAGTGACGCCAGTTACAGAAAGACCAATCGTACCAGAAACGCCAAAAGCAGTGGTAACAGACACGCCAAAAGTAGATGTTACGAGAAGTGGAAGTACACACGAGATCGTTTCTGACAATTCTGGTGGTGGAAGTATCTGGAAATGGTTATTGCCATTGCTGTTATTGCTATTGTTAGGTTGGTTCTTCTGGAAACAATGTGATAAAAAAGTAGAAGCAGTTCCTGTGACAACAGTTGATTCTACTGCTGTGGTATCAGATTCTACCGCTCCAGTTGGTGATTCTGTGGTTACCAAAAGAGAAACTTTGGTAGTTACTTTGCCTAGTGGAAAAACATTGCAAGCTTACAAAGGTGGGATCGAAGATCAAATCGTAGCTTTCTTAAAATCTGACGAGTATAAAAATTCTACAGAAGCACAGCTAAAAGACAGATGGTTCAATTTTGATAATCTTAATTTTGAATTTGGGACTACGAAATTAACTCCTGAATCTCAGGTTCAGTTAGACAACTTAAAAGCGATCTTGGCTGAATTTCCAGATGCTAAAATCAAAATCGGAGCTTATACGGATAACAAAGGCGACGCTGCTACAAACTTGAAATTATCTGGTGACAGAGCTGCAGCTGTAAAATCTGCATTAAGCACTGCACAAGTAATCGAAGCAGAAGGTTACGGATCCAAATTTGCTAAAGTTTCTGCAGACGCAACTGATAAAGAAAGAGAAGCTGATAGAAAAACTTCTATTAGATTTACAAAATAAAATTAATATCCAATTAAATAGGAACTGCCAAGCGATTGGCAGTTTTTTTATTGTTAACTTGCGAGTTAAGTACAGTATAACTATTTTTGTTAGTCTAATCTAACAATGAAAATCATTGAATCCATCAAATCATAATACAGGCTGGAGAACCGAGAAAAGTTCGAATTCACTCAATGAGGTTTTTTCCAGCGTCAACAT belongs to Chryseobacterium sp. KACC 21268 and includes:
- the proS gene encoding proline--tRNA ligase, producing the protein MAKLTSRAEDYSKWYNELVVKADLAENSSVRGCMVIKPYGYAIWEKMRDEMDKKFKETGHQNAYFPLFVPKSLFEAEEKNAEGFAKECAVVTHYRLKTDPNNPAKLIVDPDAKLEEELIVRPTSEAIIWSTYKNWIQSYRDLPILINQWANVVRWEMRTRLFLRTAEFLWQEGHTAHATRDEALDETEKMLEVYAKFAEDFMAIPVFRGIKTPSERFAGADETYCIEALMQDGKALQAGTSHFLGQSFPKAFDVKFTNKEGKQEYPWASSWGTSTRLMGALIMTHSDDLGLVLPPTLAPIQVVIVPIFKGEEQLAEISEVALEIQSKLRAKGISVKFDNDTQNKPGWKFAEYELKGVPLRIALGQRDLENKTVELARRDNLTKETVSIEGLDVYIEELLKTIQSDIYNKALKFKEENITKVDSYEEFKKVLVEKGGFILAHWDGTAEEEEQIKQETKATIRCIPLNNEQEDGVSLISGKPSKQRVVFAKAY
- a CDS encoding OmpA family protein; its protein translation is MSINLIDLIKGQLGPATVSQTATQLGESESGISKAISALLPALVGGFANSNTQSELLGTVKEAASSGVLSNLLGNLNGSDSVISKILSLIFGDGDKLAAITNAVSSYAGIKTESTNSLLNLVTGATAGTLGKYAIDNNLDASSFGNLLSDQKGILSSLLPAGFSFASLGLGNWFGSVDAEPINVVPEPLQTPLADVNPVTPVTERPIVPETPKAVVTDTPKVDVTRSGSTHEIVSDNSGGGSIWKWLLPLLLLLLLGWFFWKQCDKKVEAVPVTTVDSTAVVSDSTAPVGDSVVTKRETLVVTLPSGKTLQAYKGGIEDQIVAFLKSDEYKNSTEAQLKDRWFNFDNLNFEFGTTKLTPESQVQLDNLKAILAEFPDAKIKIGAYTDNKGDAATNLKLSGDRAAAVKSALSTAQVIEAEGYGSKFAKVSADATDKEREADRKTSIRFTK